The Fimbriiglobus ruber genomic sequence CAGGAACTCCGCGAAGCGCAGGAGAAGGTCCACCTCACGCCGGAAGAACTGAACGCGCTCGTGCGAATCCTCCGTCGCCGCCGGCAGGGGTACCAGAAGGTTCGTCGCGAACTGGCCGAGGCGAACTTGCGGCTGGTCGTCAGCATCGCCAAGAACTACCGCAACCGCGGGCTGCCGTTCTCGGACCTGATTCAGGAAGGCAACCGCGGGCTCATGCGGGCCGTCGACAAGTATGAGTATCGCCGCGGGTTCAAGTTCGGGACTTACGCGACGTGGTGGATTCGCCAGGGCGTCCAGCGGGCCCTTGCTGACAACGCCCGCACCGTCCGCGTACCGTGCCACCAGATCGGCCTGATGGCCAAGATGGAGCGGAAGCGGACTGAAATGGCGATCATTACCGGCCGCGAACCGACGCCGGAAGAACTCGCGACGGCTTTGGGTGTCAAAGCTGAAGAAACGAAGTCTCTCCGCATCGTTGGCCGGCAACCGGTTAGCCTGCACGAACCGATCGGCGGCGACGGCGAGCGGGCACTGGAAGACTTCCTGAGCGACACGGATACGCCGAACCCCGGCGAACACGTCGACGCCCGCCTGCTACGCGAGCGGATCAACGAAGTCCTGCGGTCCCTGGCTCCCCGCGAGCGGGAAGTTATCGAACTCCGCTTCGGCCTCCGCGACGGCCAACCGCGGACGCTCGATGAAGTTGCCAAGCAGTACGGGATCACGCGGGAACGGATTCGCCAGATCGAGGCCCGCGGGTTGCTAAAACTGCGTCAGCCGACTCGCAGCCAGCGACTCGAAGAGTTCGCGGATGTCGAGCAGCAACCGCAACAGACGTAACGGGATTGGCTCGCGAGTTGTGAGCAAAACGAGCGTGGGCCGCGAACCGAAGTTCGCGGCCCACGCTCGTTTATGGCTTATTTCTTCAGCCGTCCCAGGGCGTTGCCCTGGGCTGAGAACCACCAGTCCTTTGGACTGAAGAACCGTACTAAGCTCGGTGGCAGGCACACACCTTTGTCTCGCCGATAATCCTCACTTCTTCAGGTGCTTGTCGAAGAACTCGATCATCGCTTTCTCGGCCGTTTCCACGTCCTTGCCTTTGAATCCGTGCCCCGCACCATTCAGGGTCAGCAAGTCCGCTTCGACACCCGCGGCTTTGAGCTTGTCGACGAGCCACACGGCCTGTTCGTGGGCGACATACTTGTCGTCCGTGCCGTGGATGCACAGGGTCGGTGCGGCGTTTGGCGTCACCCAGTAGAGGGGACTGGCCCGCAGGTGTAAACGGCGGGCTGTCTCCAGGTTCCCGCCCAGGAACAACGGCAGCACCTCGGCCGCGTCCACACTCTTGCCGTAGGACTTGGTGAAATCGCTGGGGCCGTAGACGTTGACGACGCACGCGATCTTGCTCGACTGGTCGAGGTTCCCGCCAGTCCCATCGAACTCCTTGACGTCTCCCGTCACGGCCAAAAACTGGGCCAGGTGCCCGCCCGCCGACCCGCCGGTGACGCCGATCCTCTCGGGATCGACGTGGTACTTGGCCGCGTTCGCCCTCACCCAGCGGATGGCTTCCTTCGTGTCGTTAACCGCGGCCGGGAACTGGTACTTCGGAGCGAGGCGGTAGGAAACCGTCAGCGCGACGTACCCGTGCTGGGCGAGCCGGATGCACTGGGCGTCGTACCCGTCGCGCTTGCCCGCGCGGAAACCGCCGCCGTGAATGCAGACGATCGCCGGGAAAGGGCCGGCGCCACTTTTCGGGCGGGCAAGGTCGAGCTGAAGGTGCTGGCCGTCCGGGTTGGCGTACTCGATGCCGGTCTCGAAGATCACGTCATCGGGAACAGCCGGGCCTTTTTGGGCGCGGGCCGCGGGAAGGCACGCGGTCAAAACCGCAAGGACCGCGAGCCACCGCATCAAGCGGGCGTGTGAGGAGTGCATTCGGAACGTCTCCAATGCCGAGTCGGACGGGGAAAGGGAAATCAGGCGTGTATCGGCAGTGTAGGAATTTCGCCGCGGACTGCGACGGCTACGAAAATCGTTGAGTAGTGGATATTACCGTCCAAATCCCGGAAGATGCCGTTCGCAGACAC encodes the following:
- a CDS encoding RNA polymerase sigma factor RpoD/SigA, translating into MSRMIHTTAHDALGDDDRVLPDDESARTSAVADDDFDADDGDDDTADDPLAAVEGPSADELPPDEPAQADDYAGGPDDALGLYLRQMGAIRLLNKEQELTLATSLERHRNRFRRAALLCAHIVARAATTLERVQNGQAAIDPLIDVYSTEELRLSRAQIISRMPFNLPLVRKILREEVDGFSAGLATTDPAERRAWKAGRFRRLRKLMRLMNELSPRTELIERWVDELTDMADEMNHLVRATDSAATPAEQARRDQELREAQEKVHLTPEELNALVRILRRRRQGYQKVRRELAEANLRLVVSIAKNYRNRGLPFSDLIQEGNRGLMRAVDKYEYRRGFKFGTYATWWIRQGVQRALADNARTVRVPCHQIGLMAKMERKRTEMAIITGREPTPEELATALGVKAEETKSLRIVGRQPVSLHEPIGGDGERALEDFLSDTDTPNPGEHVDARLLRERINEVLRSLAPREREVIELRFGLRDGQPRTLDEVAKQYGITRERIRQIEARGLLKLRQPTRSQRLEEFADVEQQPQQT
- a CDS encoding alpha/beta hydrolase; translated protein: MHSSHARLMRWLAVLAVLTACLPAARAQKGPAVPDDVIFETGIEYANPDGQHLQLDLARPKSGAGPFPAIVCIHGGGFRAGKRDGYDAQCIRLAQHGYVALTVSYRLAPKYQFPAAVNDTKEAIRWVRANAAKYHVDPERIGVTGGSAGGHLAQFLAVTGDVKEFDGTGGNLDQSSKIACVVNVYGPSDFTKSYGKSVDAAEVLPLFLGGNLETARRLHLRASPLYWVTPNAAPTLCIHGTDDKYVAHEQAVWLVDKLKAAGVEADLLTLNGAGHGFKGKDVETAEKAMIEFFDKHLKK